From a single Bacillus pseudomycoides DSM 12442 genomic region:
- a CDS encoding HNH endonuclease, translating to MLIARDTDQFKSCTNALKKEIEDGKISKDLFTVKQLRLIDQEAARIPDLIWHHHQGAGKLQLVVQDVHESARHLGGKKLWGGKR from the coding sequence TTGTTAATTGCAAGGGATACCGATCAATTTAAATCTTGCACCAATGCTTTGAAAAAGGAAATAGAAGATGGGAAAATATCAAAAGATTTGTTTACAGTCAAACAATTGAGATTAATTGATCAAGAAGCAGCGAGAATCCCTGATTTAATATGGCATCATCATCAAGGGGCGGGTAAATTACAGTTAGTTGTGCAAGATGTGCACGAATCAGCACGTCATTTAGGTGGTAAAAAATTATGGGGAGGTAAACGATAA
- a CDS encoding SMI1/KNR4 family protein → MSEEVVLEVSNKLGVSFPKDYIDCVKKNNGGNVEPKLFDVNRKERVFGTLLSFDIENDEFILSVYADYKKTLPNRVIPIAFDPAGNLICFDYKNHDSNPNVVFWEHEGATEKEELIDDEGMTEEAARENVFYVASTFTEFLNKLHD, encoded by the coding sequence ATAAGTGAAGAGGTTGTTTTAGAGGTTTCTAATAAGCTTGGGGTATCTTTCCCTAAAGACTATATAGACTGTGTTAAAAAGAATAATGGTGGAAACGTTGAACCAAAATTATTTGATGTCAATAGAAAAGAAAGAGTATTTGGAACGCTTCTATCATTTGATATTGAGAATGATGAATTCATTCTTTCAGTTTATGCTGATTATAAAAAAACTTTACCAAATAGGGTCATCCCTATAGCTTTTGACCCAGCAGGAAATTTAATATGCTTTGATTATAAAAATCATGACAGTAATCCTAATGTAGTATTTTGGGAGCATGAAGGTGCTACTGAAAAGGAGGAATTAATAGATGATGAAGGTATGACAGAAGAAGCTGCCAGAGAAAATGTATTTTATGTAGCAAGTACTTTCACTGAGTTTTTAAACAAATTGCATGATTAA
- a CDS encoding T6SS immunity protein Tdi1 domain-containing protein, giving the protein MKDFELEKRVPESLVEKYSNVLPETLINIWENYGFGKVLNGYLRLINPEEYFEIVKETYIRNQNTIPLFTTSMGDILLFEKYGDKSYIIQLNYRKGKSKVIASKFNLFLRFLEEEEYLEEYMEWNPYLVAIQNYGIPAYNECFGYVPLLGLGGAEKVENLQKVKLIEHIYLITQFMGPIE; this is encoded by the coding sequence ATGAAGGACTTTGAATTGGAAAAAAGAGTTCCTGAAAGTTTAGTCGAAAAGTATTCTAATGTACTTCCTGAAACGTTAATTAATATTTGGGAAAACTATGGATTTGGAAAGGTTTTAAATGGCTATCTTAGGTTGATTAATCCAGAAGAGTACTTTGAAATTGTTAAAGAAACGTATATTAGAAATCAAAATACAATACCGTTGTTTACGACAAGCATGGGGGATATCCTTTTATTTGAGAAGTATGGTGATAAATCATATATTATTCAATTAAATTATCGTAAAGGAAAATCAAAAGTTATTGCCTCTAAATTCAACCTGTTTTTAAGATTTCTTGAGGAAGAAGAATATTTAGAAGAATATATGGAATGGAATCCCTATTTAGTAGCTATTCAGAATTACGGAATTCCAGCTTATAATGAGTGTTTTGGCTATGTTCCTCTTCTTGGATTAGGGGGCGCAGAAAAAGTAGAGAATCTGCAAAAAGTTAAATTGATCGAGCATATTTATTTAATTACTCAATTTATGGGACCGATTGAATAA
- a CDS encoding SMI1/KNR4 family protein, producing the protein MINLSKVPDLIKKTAASDIEIQEVEDRMKVKFPNVYKGLLRCTNGFSIGGGLVIYGTEHIVERNEVWEVDEYAIGYISIGDDGGGNVFLMSQDAEGKEVLVIDSGDMNPNHATIITSDFNKWVNSGCLNEIEQKTIIKPSDICNIVLAKTPNEGLTDLIRIKNVLGIEISTADLLKGSKNPPYILVERFPYGKAKKLIEKLGTSGTVLSIEPIGNNN; encoded by the coding sequence ATGATTAATCTATCCAAGGTTCCAGACTTGATAAAAAAAACGGCAGCAAGTGATATTGAAATCCAAGAAGTAGAAGATCGTATGAAAGTTAAATTCCCCAATGTATATAAGGGTTTATTAAGATGTACAAATGGTTTTTCAATCGGTGGTGGGTTAGTTATTTATGGTACGGAGCATATTGTAGAAAGAAATGAGGTTTGGGAAGTAGATGAATATGCAATTGGGTATATCTCGATTGGTGATGACGGTGGAGGTAATGTTTTTTTAATGTCTCAAGATGCAGAGGGGAAAGAGGTATTAGTTATTGATTCTGGGGATATGAATCCAAACCATGCTACTATAATTACCTCTGATTTTAACAAATGGGTGAATAGTGGTTGTTTAAATGAAATAGAACAGAAAACAATAATTAAGCCATCTGATATTTGTAATATAGTGTTAGCAAAAACTCCTAATGAAGGCTTGACAGATTTAATAAGAATAAAGAACGTATTAGGGATTGAGATTTCCACTGCAGATTTGCTAAAGGGTTCAAAAAATCCTCCTTATATATTAGTAGAGAGATTTCCATATGGTAAGGCAAAAAAACTAATTGAAAAACTAGGAACCAGTGGTACGGTACTGAGTATAGAACCTATTGGTAATAACAATTAA
- a CDS encoding Imm3 family immunity protein has product MAYSCDEYSEYIYETYSEYVEDEKMSRKEAVARTFNEYDMLMKKSVTDKLIISVIFAEILVSHSKISNTFKNYMIETISNINFMLIEQEHKLTQEQYNDFLFRKGQVLKQLEAKPSDYYPRVCWYYEELTDEVNKFFDEINSNDTDENEVVAKVFKCFERDCKNTASEKIIVYTTLAENLLRYNLMPQIEDMSFINELKKFTLDNIQGEQLSDDEKEKLAQRIQVVLDCGA; this is encoded by the coding sequence ATGGCTTATAGCTGTGACGAGTATTCAGAATATATATATGAGACGTATAGTGAATATGTAGAAGATGAAAAAATGAGCAGAAAGGAGGCAGTTGCACGAACATTTAATGAGTATGATATGTTAATGAAAAAAAGCGTGACAGATAAATTAATTATCAGTGTAATATTTGCAGAAATTCTAGTTTCGCATTCTAAAATTTCCAATACATTCAAAAATTATATGATTGAAACGATATCAAATATTAACTTTATGTTAATAGAACAGGAGCATAAACTTACACAGGAACAGTACAATGATTTCCTCTTTCGTAAGGGGCAGGTACTTAAACAATTAGAAGCAAAGCCGTCAGACTATTATCCAAGAGTATGTTGGTACTATGAAGAATTAACAGACGAAGTTAATAAATTTTTTGATGAAATCAACTCTAATGATACAGATGAAAATGAAGTAGTTGCTAAAGTATTCAAGTGTTTTGAGCGTGACTGCAAAAATACAGCAAGTGAAAAAATTATAGTGTATACAACCTTAGCTGAAAATTTATTACGATATAATTTGATGCCACAAATAGAAGACATGAGTTTTATAAACGAATTGAAGAAGTTTACATTAGACAATATTCAAGGTGAACAGCTATCTGATGATGAGAAAGAAAAGTTGGCACAGCGTATACAAGTGGTTTTGGATTGCGGAGCATGA
- a CDS encoding DUF3994 domain-containing protein, producing MKAKKLVGVAIPVMLLFGCGVSDKTESQETKTEESKSAKEDEKKSSVKKVKVSKEDYTTRVVGLVEEFDTIFKKHNDTIGELFDGKKKKSDVLDSIKELDGVLDKIESIDPPKEYIEEQKNLEKATGYFRESSKIVEEVFTRKSTREKGEKTDKEMVEESEKILKQGDEYWYKAINSLKDKNTKVGDGTVSVKDIKDLDKKAGIDYDAVQKNVIDGTELIGNWGVQTSDGFKPSFILKGGSPKTFEVYNAEEYPKKTNHIEGTWEYDKASLTLKLHITKQMSNGVEAEVVQKDIDYKVQNYDRKNLQLFNDKSFNTTRYVKQS from the coding sequence ATGAAAGCAAAGAAACTAGTAGGTGTAGCAATTCCAGTTATGTTATTATTCGGTTGTGGGGTATCGGATAAAACTGAATCTCAGGAAACAAAGACAGAAGAGTCTAAATCCGCTAAAGAAGATGAAAAGAAGTCTTCTGTTAAGAAAGTGAAGGTATCAAAAGAAGACTACACAACTAGGGTAGTTGGACTAGTTGAAGAGTTTGATACTATATTTAAGAAGCATAATGATACAATAGGAGAACTCTTTGACGGCAAGAAAAAGAAATCAGACGTATTAGATTCAATAAAAGAACTGGATGGGGTATTAGATAAGATTGAATCTATAGACCCACCTAAAGAGTATATAGAAGAACAGAAAAACCTTGAAAAAGCGACTGGTTACTTTAGAGAGTCCTCCAAAATAGTAGAAGAAGTGTTTACTAGAAAATCAACTAGAGAAAAAGGCGAAAAGACTGACAAAGAAATGGTTGAAGAGTCAGAGAAGATTCTGAAACAAGGTGACGAATACTGGTATAAAGCAATTAACTCACTTAAAGATAAGAATACAAAAGTCGGTGATGGTACAGTATCGGTTAAAGATATTAAAGACTTAGATAAGAAAGCCGGAATCGACTATGATGCGGTACAGAAGAACGTAATAGATGGTACTGAATTAATTGGTAACTGGGGTGTACAGACTTCTGACGGATTTAAACCATCATTTATCTTAAAAGGTGGAAGTCCTAAAACTTTCGAAGTTTACAATGCAGAAGAGTATCCAAAGAAAACGAACCATATAGAAGGTACATGGGAATATGATAAAGCTAGTTTAACATTAAAACTACATATCACAAAACAAATGTCAAACGGTGTAGAAGCAGAGGTTGTTCAAAAAGACATAGATTATAAAGTTCAAAACTATGATAGAAAGAACTTGCAATTATTCAACGATAAATCATTTAATACAACTAGGTATGTGAAACAAAGTTAA
- a CDS encoding DUF2004 domain-containing protein has translation MIINDVVFGELEYTYGWVKYITIEFCGKEAEIALMVKGEEDGKFDEEQYTAYNSLVQNWEQLQQGFLQAILDYYKQERQELGYDIEFNENYPHIETTDQLLEMITLVGIVVPYGDIYEERDIGITFDCTWDTENGLGIRLLNEKVTEVGYQDVAI, from the coding sequence ATGATAATAAATGATGTGGTTTTTGGTGAGCTTGAATATACATATGGATGGGTTAAGTATATTACCATTGAATTTTGTGGGAAAGAAGCTGAAATAGCATTGATGGTTAAAGGTGAAGAAGACGGTAAGTTTGATGAAGAACAATATACTGCTTATAACTCATTAGTGCAAAATTGGGAACAATTACAGCAAGGTTTTTTACAAGCGATATTAGACTATTACAAACAAGAGCGTCAAGAACTAGGGTATGATATTGAATTTAATGAAAATTATCCACACATCGAAACAACTGATCAATTACTTGAGATGATAACTTTAGTTGGAATTGTAGTTCCATATGGAGATATTTATGAAGAGCGAGATATTGGGATAACTTTTGATTGTACATGGGACACAGAAAATGGACTAGGGATTCGTCTATTAAATGAAAAAGTAACTGAAGTGGGTTACCAAGACGTTGCCATTTAA
- the cdiI gene encoding ribonuclease toxin immunity protein CdiI, with amino-acid sequence MDDEIYYVENFEEKVQNMEAYFNTIGDGYFLEALHHFKLAKGFGIGFTSCYFATECQLHDEEYFGDTGVNFTTIPPVTSVEVYAIVDYETFYNYLKEVSENYVSRNKHNAEEVEACLKEIRHKFNIG; translated from the coding sequence ATGGATGATGAAATTTATTACGTAGAAAATTTTGAGGAAAAAGTTCAGAATATGGAAGCTTATTTTAATACCATTGGAGACGGATATTTCTTAGAAGCATTACATCATTTTAAACTTGCTAAAGGATTTGGAATTGGATTTACAAGTTGCTACTTTGCTACCGAATGTCAACTACATGATGAGGAGTATTTTGGAGATACTGGAGTCAACTTTACTACGATTCCGCCAGTAACAAGTGTGGAAGTCTATGCAATTGTAGACTATGAAACATTTTATAATTATTTAAAAGAGGTCAGTGAAAATTATGTATCTCGGAATAAACATAATGCAGAGGAAGTTGAAGCTTGCTTGAAAGAAATTAGACATAAATTTAATATTGGATAA
- a CDS encoding SMI1/KNR4 family protein: MTKDEIANLLESMLDKELGDLDSPSANDWVKIEKKFGCQFPKEFKYFIELMSEYVFPGEILNVSSGKTNGNATIEFTYDYEMKEGFWKNELIPFYSIGNGDYFCLHSKECHQTGVYYYFHEEHGVTKEADNFEDWLNQLPTYLN; this comes from the coding sequence GTGACAAAAGATGAAATTGCAAATTTATTAGAAAGTATGTTAGATAAAGAACTAGGGGATTTAGATTCCCCTTCAGCTAATGATTGGGTAAAAATTGAGAAAAAGTTTGGATGTCAATTTCCTAAAGAATTTAAATACTTTATTGAACTAATGTCTGAATATGTCTTTCCAGGAGAGATTTTAAATGTTTCTAGTGGTAAAACGAACGGAAATGCTACTATTGAATTTACTTATGATTATGAAATGAAAGAAGGCTTTTGGAAAAACGAACTAATCCCTTTTTACAGTATAGGTAATGGAGACTACTTTTGTCTTCATTCAAAAGAGTGCCACCAAACGGGAGTTTACTATTATTTTCATGAAGAACATGGTGTAACCAAAGAAGCGGATAATTTTGAAGACTGGTTAAATCAATTACCAACCTATTTGAATTAA
- a CDS encoding Imm3 family immunity protein, with protein sequence MEDWTYNELFETIQGVYKEFLSQNRGHRHTIARIVDDFNNLGKIEDIIVDVAIGEILITYDKVFIGYVEGITKTLSLFNPQEAEGELTSEEINDLSRRINKVIEGLKNAEVDYNLSAEQ encoded by the coding sequence ATGGAAGACTGGACATACAACGAGTTGTTTGAAACAATTCAAGGGGTATATAAAGAATTTTTATCTCAAAATAGAGGGCATAGACACACAATAGCAAGAATAGTAGACGATTTCAATAACTTAGGTAAAATAGAGGATATTATCGTTGATGTTGCTATAGGAGAGATTTTAATTACTTATGATAAAGTTTTCATTGGTTACGTTGAAGGTATAACAAAGACTTTAAGTTTGTTTAATCCACAAGAAGCAGAAGGTGAATTAACATCAGAAGAAATAAATGATTTATCGAGACGAATAAATAAAGTAATAGAAGGATTAAAAAATGCAGAGGTTGATTATAATCTCTCAGCAGAACAGTGA
- a CDS encoding SMI1/KNR4 family protein encodes MRDDLKWLYPDKEVSEEVIKKFAENLKIVYPNDYIQCVKKYGGAIVEPSSFDVKNNEEGRVFGSLCSFDKNATSNIYKTYSNLKSSLPNQIIPFADDPAGNKICFDYKNHEDNPIVVFWDHEESENRETLIEEGLSVQEADEVMRESIYYIADSFTSFLDMLYKEE; translated from the coding sequence ATGAGGGATGATTTAAAATGGTTATATCCAGATAAAGAAGTTAGTGAAGAGGTTATTAAAAAATTCGCCGAGAATTTAAAAATTGTATATCCTAATGATTACATTCAGTGTGTGAAAAAATATGGGGGGGCTATTGTCGAGCCTTCATCTTTTGATGTGAAAAATAATGAAGAAGGTCGAGTATTCGGTTCACTATGTAGTTTTGATAAAAATGCTACATCCAACATTTATAAAACATATAGTAATTTGAAATCTAGTTTACCTAATCAAATAATTCCTTTTGCAGATGATCCTGCTGGAAATAAAATATGTTTTGATTATAAGAATCATGAAGATAACCCAATTGTTGTCTTTTGGGATCATGAAGAATCTGAGAATAGGGAGACACTTATCGAAGAAGGATTATCAGTTCAAGAAGCAGATGAGGTTATGAGAGAGAGTATTTATTATATTGCTGACAGTTTTACGAGCTTTTTAGATATGCTTTATAAAGAAGAATAA
- a CDS encoding HNH endonuclease, translating into MTDIKYDLIGYPLFIGENQKFMLKLKGDILNGSDEKLFSTCTHELREAIENNEISKDLFTSKQLAQIEAGNSRI; encoded by the coding sequence GTGACTGATATTAAATATGATTTGATTGGTTATCCGCTATTTATTGGAGAAAACCAAAAATTTATGCTAAAACTAAAAGGAGATATACTAAATGGGTCAGATGAAAAATTATTTTCTACTTGTACGCATGAGTTAAGAGAAGCAATAGAAAACAATGAAATTTCAAAAGACCTTTTTACTTCAAAACAGCTAGCACAAATAGAGGCAGGAAATTCAAGAATTTAA
- the imm48 gene encoding Imm48 family immunity protein — MTNDVEYYSEVKKMIQQFLNTSQLVPEILNEQEKQIIATFCFGMINGYSLKNKKNAIQIQGATIDILIEMFFYSPAASAEFCNFLIECTDKSFHPTMHSIIHRGIQGYYQYEEAKNNELKDNIENVIEVVKNH, encoded by the coding sequence ATGACTAATGATGTAGAATATTACAGTGAAGTGAAAAAAATGATTCAGCAGTTTTTAAATACTTCACAATTGGTTCCAGAAATATTAAACGAACAAGAAAAGCAAATAATAGCAACATTTTGTTTTGGTATGATAAATGGTTATTCTTTAAAAAATAAAAAGAACGCCATACAAATACAGGGAGCTACAATTGATATATTGATAGAAATGTTCTTTTATTCTCCAGCAGCTAGTGCGGAATTCTGTAATTTTTTAATTGAGTGTACAGATAAATCATTTCATCCAACTATGCATTCTATCATTCATAGAGGAATTCAAGGGTATTATCAATATGAAGAAGCTAAAAATAATGAGTTAAAAGATAATATTGAGAATGTGATTGAAGTAGTAAAGAATCATTAA
- a CDS encoding suppressor of fused domain protein: MPTPSSVDSGYAELVMHLPKDWEVSTSALDSAKYGWPLRLLRQLGENVRRNGYGLGQWLVFPNQSEGYLKQTYGVQLGEMKWDPNASIHPYDKETGFSVVMIVPPLPQCSSTFKMEFREDVKRIEGDWPIYFHTLLPLYKEEIHCYCKDGLDTLLQKLMKNGVEAAFDFNRGNTCK, from the coding sequence ATGCCTACTCCATCAAGTGTAGATAGTGGTTATGCAGAACTTGTCATGCATCTGCCAAAAGATTGGGAAGTATCAACATCTGCTTTGGATAGTGCGAAATACGGTTGGCCCTTGCGCCTTTTACGACAGCTTGGGGAAAATGTACGGCGAAATGGATATGGCTTAGGACAGTGGCTTGTATTTCCGAATCAATCAGAGGGATATTTAAAACAGACGTATGGAGTCCAATTAGGTGAAATGAAGTGGGATCCAAATGCGTCAATTCATCCATATGATAAAGAGACGGGATTTTCTGTTGTTATGATTGTACCGCCGCTGCCACAATGTTCAAGTACATTCAAAATGGAATTTCGTGAGGATGTTAAAAGAATAGAGGGTGACTGGCCAATCTACTTCCATACATTATTACCATTATATAAAGAGGAAATCCATTGTTATTGCAAAGATGGACTTGATACGTTATTACAAAAGTTAATGAAAAATGGTGTTGAAGCGGCATTTGATTTTAATCGAGGGAATACTTGTAAATAA
- a CDS encoding deaminase domain-containing protein — MYQLGPKIAEGVDYVTASFKGVEAAEDGALIGKQGGPGKVTEWVNARHAASTKFMDGKIQGIEASLAKGTGDSGGRFPTKLIDPEADKHIIDKVAEARGGLSNKYKERGNFAYAEVNVTGVDKTDFYAHSGIHNSAKGIPGTEEFSFKPENPVYKATEAPDNAGDIYLRDADTEYKILNDVANRLGGNKDVTRTIRLFTEKDTCGSCNKIIQQFQKDYPNIKVEVLHNGDTPIPLENSK, encoded by the coding sequence ATGTATCAGCTTGGCCCAAAAATAGCCGAGGGTGTAGATTATGTAACAGCTTCCTTCAAAGGCGTTGAAGCAGCTGAAGACGGTGCATTGATAGGGAAGCAAGGTGGCCCAGGGAAGGTTACCGAGTGGGTTAATGCACGCCATGCAGCGAGTACTAAGTTTATGGATGGTAAGATTCAGGGGATTGAAGCTTCGCTTGCTAAGGGTACGGGTGATAGTGGAGGTAGATTCCCTACCAAATTGATTGATCCAGAAGCTGATAAACATATTATTGATAAGGTGGCTGAAGCAAGAGGAGGATTATCTAATAAATATAAAGAACGGGGTAATTTTGCATATGCAGAAGTAAATGTTACAGGTGTTGATAAGACAGATTTCTATGCACATAGTGGCATTCATAACTCAGCAAAAGGAATTCCAGGAACAGAGGAGTTTTCATTCAAACCCGAGAACCCGGTATACAAGGCAACTGAAGCACCTGACAATGCAGGGGATATTTACCTTAGAGATGCAGATACAGAGTATAAAATACTAAATGACGTAGCAAATAGATTAGGTGGTAATAAAGATGTGACGAGAACTATCAGATTGTTCACCGAAAAGGATACATGTGGTAGTTGCAATAAAATCATTCAGCAATTTCAAAAAGACTATCCTAATATTAAAGTTGAAGTACTTCATAATGGTGATACACCTATTCCGCTTGAAAATTCAAAATAA